The region ATCGAGAATAACATCGGAGAACAGCAATGGGTCGACGTAATATTGCGTTCCACCCACGAGAATAGGCAAGTTTCCCCTGGAACGGATTTCACTAATGACTTTGGTGGCTTCACGCTTGTAGTCCTCTACGTCCCAAGGGAGGTCGTGAAGGGGAATATGGCCTAGGAGGTGATGAGGAATGCCTTTTTGCTCAGCCGGTGTTATTttattggtgatgatggggaggcCATTGTAGAGCTGCATGGCATCCGAGTTGATGATTTCTCCTTTGAAGCGAGTGGCGAGTTCTACAGctagctatattattatGTCAGTTACGATAATGTGTGTACCTTAGGTATTCGCATGTATCGCCATATAAATAAATATGCCGCGCAACTCACATCTGATTTACCTGTGCCAGTAGAGCCCAGCACTACCACTAGGGGCTTGACCGGAGCTTTTATCGTCGCCATAGTCGAAGCATTGCGACGAAATAAACAAGCCAATGGGCCGAGCATCAGTATCTGGAGCTTCCTAAGGCTCCATTGCAGAAATATCTACGGCTAGAAGGCTAAGATGTGACCGTGAGCGCTCCGTGAGCAATGGCGATGTGGTCCCCTCTTGGCCCAagtctttcaatgttgtctcaTCATCCCGCAACAAGATTTTCTCCAACATTGGAACTGAACAAGCTCCCCACATGCAGCTAGCCACTCACAACACATTTTAGAAACGCGCTAGTAACGCCTGTCCTCAGGGTAGCACCTGCCATCCAAAACCCAGAACCCAATAGACACCTCTGGGCTTCAGCTGTGGAGTTGCGGTCACGTGTCCCCCAGTAATTTTGGATTGGCCACATCTCCAATTTTGGGGAGGGCTGCTTGAAGCCAGATCGCCTACCTCCCTTTCTCTGTGCCATTTCGCCCATCAACACCTCCCTACCCACTTCTCGGGCTCATTCCCAGCTCGATttctttcctcctcttttctctccttGGATGAATTAGTTCgttctttttctttcgtCCTTTCCCCCTTCCTTTTCAACCGCCACGATGAGTTCCCGTAAGTATTTGATGCTATTTCAATCCCCTCTTGTGCGACAAATCTGGGTTGGTGGATTTCGACGAAGGAACTTgcgagcttcttgaactCGATGCACGCGCCTCAAACTCCCCAATTGACGCGCAATTGGGCTGCGACAACATTATGCTAACCGGTTCGATGCTGCTATAGTCCGATTTCTTGACTTGGTCAAGCCGTTCGTGCCGTTCCTCCCTGAGGTTCAGCAGCCGGAGACCAAGATCCCTTTCAACCAGAAGATGATGTGGACAGCTTTgaccctcctcatcttcttggtcatgaGTCAAATGCCCCTGTACGGCATTGTCTCTTCAGACAACTCCGATCCTTTATACTGGCTGCgaatggtgatggccagTAATCGCGGAACGTTGATGGAATTGGGTATCACCCCAATCATTTCCTCGGGCATGGTTTTCCAGCTCCTCGCTGGAACTCACATGATTGACGTCAACCTCGACCTCAAGTCCGATCGCGAACTCTACCAGACCGCCCAGAAGCTCTTCGCCTTCATTCTGTCCGCTGGTACCGCCACCGTTTACGTCTTCACTGGTCTCTACGGTCCTCCCTCCGACCTTGGCGCTGGCATCGTCTTCCTTCTGATTCTTCAGCTCGTTGTTGCTGGTATGATTGTCATCCTTCTGGATGAGCTGCTTCAGAAGGGCTACGGTCTTGGCAGCGGTATCTCTCTGTTCATTGCCACCAACATCTGCGAGTCCATCATGTGGAAGGCTTTCTCCCCCACTACCATCAACACGGGTCGTGGTCCTGAGTTTGAGGGTGCTGTTATTGCCCTGTTCCACCTTTTGATGACCTGGCCCAACAAGCAGCGCGCTCTCCAGGAGGCTTTCTACAGACAGAACTTGCCCAACATCATGAACCTCTTGGCTaccatcttggttttcgtcGCTGTTATCTACCTCCAGGGTTTCCGCGTTGAGATTCCTGTCAAGTCATCCCGCCAGCGTGGTGCCCGTGGTTCTTATCCCGTCCGCCTGTTCTACACCTCCAACATGCCCATCATGCTGCAGTCCGCTCTGTCTTCCAACGTCTTCTTGATCAGCCAGATGCTGTACTCTCGATTCTCTGAGAACCTCCTCGTCCGTCTTTTTGGTATCTGGGAAGCTAAGGACGGTTCATCGCAGCTTCACGCCGTCTCTGGTATCGCCTACTACATGTCTCCTCCTCTTAACTTCAAGGACGCTCTTCTGGACCCCATTCACACTGCCGTCTACATTGTGTACATGCTTGGCGCCTGCGCTCTTTTCTCTAAGACCTGGATTGAGGTGTCTGGCTCCAGCCCTCGCGATGTtgccaagcagctcaaggACCAGGGTCTCGTCATGGCTGGCCACCGCGATCAGAGCATGTATAAGGAGCTGAAGCGCATTATTCCCACTGCTGCCGCTTTTGGCGGTGCCTGCATTGGTGCTCTCTCTGTTGCCAGCGACCTCATGGGCGCTCTTGGCTCTGGAACCGGTACACTTCTCGCTGTCACGTAAGTTTTGAGCCAACGAACTGCCTTCGTTCCTTCTCCCCCTTGACTAGCCGAGCTAACAAACAATTCAGTATTATCTACGGATACTTCGAGATTGCAGCCAAGGAGGGCGACCTAGCTGGTATGAAAggcatgatgatgggctAATTTGCATATGGTTCAAAAGTTGATTGAACACGgaagcatcatcaacatggatCCATTTTCCCGATTGGAAAaagcccttcttctttgtaAACACGGCTTCTCTGTGCCCGATAATTAGGGGGAGCATGCGGCACATTGTGTAACAACATATGACGTGTCAAGAACCAAGAAAAATTTGGCAGGTTAGGAGGATATCATAAATACAAAAAGAGGCATTTGTTTACTTTGCTCGTTGAACATTGCGAATTGAAGCGAAGATTAGGGAGTCTGGGGTTTGAAAATGCACATATTTTCTCTCAGTCAAAatttggaaatggcatcCGGCGAATGGAAGGAACAGGCATGTTGTGTCCTTTGGTCATGGGTCTGGGGCCTTTTCATAAATATGAATAGAAAATCAAATTATTTACGCCAGACTGCTCCGTGCATGATCTTGTATTTCGAAGGGTGTATGATGTAATAGGCATGATGTaagcttgttcttggtccGAACTCGTTTGGTGGTCAAGCTTACCCTAAAGATGTTGAGGGGATTAGATACATATGTAGTCTATCTGACAAAGTCAGCTCAACTTGGAAGCTATTCAAGAATCCTAGGAGAATTGATTCATGTTCCATGTattttcttgctcttctcgTTTTTCGGATACTTGATGCGCTCTTGGTCGTAAAATTGTGAAAATCTAGCCTGCGGTTAAAATGAAATATTCCTTCATCGTTATCAGTGTCCACATGTGAGTACAGGAATTGGTCTTGATCGAAAACAAAATCAAGTCTTTTCCTGCGCGCCAGAATGAGTCActcgtcatgtctggttccaaAATGCACCACCGGAGAGTAAACTGCCGAATCGAGCAGGCCGGGGAGGTCACGATTTGCAGATCACGAATTATCCATGGTAGTCAACGCAATCTTGCAAAGGAGTTCGCCATGTCCCACGCAAAGGTGTGGCAGTTCGTGAAGATTGACCATGCACAAGCGTTCAGGCAAAGCACTAGGGAATGTGTGAATCATTGTGAAGAGCCGGGGGCCAAATTGATTAGCTGCAGTTCACGATTTGAGATGGTGTACAGGCGTTATGGTGTTGAGGACAAGGAGTCATACCGTGGACAAGAGGCACACTAGCCGTGTGGTGGAAAACTGAGATTGGCTGCTGCGAGGTCCAGATTCGCGAGCCGTTGGTACTTTTCCCTGGTTCAAAAGGAACCATGTGAGCGTTCATTTTTGTGGTGCGGCCTTGCACGGGTCGGTTGTCCCGTTCAGCTCCAGGTCAAGCTCTGGGGAAGACATTCGGTGACTGCATTATGCCGAATTACACTTTTCTGTTGTGAGCCAAGGTTGGAGGGATTCAAAGTGCTTTGAAATTGACTCCAGAATGTGAACGAGGCCCCAGTTCTGTCCTGATAGGCCAATACGAATTCTCCTAGGCGGACAAAGGTGACGGGACTTTTTGCCGAAGACAATCTCCTGAGGAAGCACAAGGTTGGAGGAGAGGGTAGAACGCATTGATGAAGCGTCTGACTCTGAGTTTGTTCGGCGTCTCAGATATGTGCGGCATCACAAAAAAACACGGTCTCGAGATGCGTTCCAGTAGCCCGACCCAATTGCCAGGTGGAGCCAAGAACCACAGCAATTTTGTGTTTTGTCTCAACTGAATCATATATTTCTGTCACCTTTCCACAAAAAGTATGGAATGCTCTATTGGAACTCCGGACATGAGAAACCCCTTCTTTCCTGCAATAATCGGAATTTTTGACTGGGCTTCTGGCTGCAAAAGTTGATGCTTGCGGGTCAGATGATTGAAGGCGTCGAGAATcaacagacagaccagacgatGAGGCAACATCCTGACGACTTACCGCCTGCCGACCGCTCTTCGATTTGGTGGCTGCAGGTGTGGCCGGGTACTTCGTCCGGCTCCATACTTTAGCCATGTTCATGTACGGCGCGCGGGCTGGTTATCTCAGGACTTGAAGCAAGTGGACTCTTCAGTGCTGTGCCAAACAGCGCTTAATCTGCTCATGCAGGTCAGCCGATGGTCATGCATAATTGCAAGCAGGAGTCCGGCCAATGCCTTTTTGAGGCAGAGTCATCATGAGACAGCAGCTCAGTGATTAGACCCTGATCGTCGAAAATTCTCGAGCATTCACTCTGTATAGCGCACGCTGGTTGTCAGTCTGTTGCACAGTCGTGGGGGAAGTCTGACAGATCGCATGTGAGGAACAAGTCTGATCTGGTACAGGAATGGACACACAAAAAGTGGTTGACTTGACCGCTCTCGACCTGGTCTGAGCTTTTGCAATTTGTCAAATCAGATTGTACAAGGGCATGTCAGGCAAGCGCAACAGTCCTGCCTTCCCAACCTGTCGACAAGAGCAGAATTACGTGCAAGGAAGATGCTAAGGATCTGAGCTTGAACAGAAACCGCACAAACACTGTAGCTTTGATTTGCATCTAGCAACTTAAATCGAACTTGATGTTCAATGTCCACAAACCCATCGCAGTTCCAGCGGCAATTACGACTGACAGAGTCACGGAAACACAGAGCTTGATAACAGCAAAGTCCAACAAGGCCTCACAGCGCAGGCCATGCCTACTGCAGATATGACAAGGGTTCAATGATTGCAGCGGGGTTTGCGATTGACCCATGTACCTGTACCTCATGTGGCACCAGGACAGTGAAGTCCATCTTCCGACATCACTCAAACATTGACAACGGAGGGGACTTTCTCAGACAAGTCCGCAAAATTACAATAAGACCATGGATGCCATTAATGACAACCGATTCCATGGAGTATGTTTGTCCCTACCAGAAGCGTGCAGCACTCCACCACTGAGGAAAACAGGCaaaggcagaagaagacaCCACACCAGCGTCAGTTCCCTCAACAGCTGGGCTGCCATGGACTGAATCCATTGCACTTGGAGACCAAATGTCCTTGGCCGGCCCGAGGCAGTGATGAATCACTCACCGTGCAGTAAATGGTTACAGATGGTGATTTGGTGGTTTTTAGTCCGTACTTGGCTTCCGCAGGTTGCATTCATCATATCACATATAATCGCTTCTCCAGGAGCTCCATTCTTGCCGGACCACTCTGCACACTGGAACTGACATGGAGTCGAGGAAGGCGCGCACAAACACAtgggtacctacctaggtaggtaggcagTTTGCACGTTTCAATACAGCAAGGCCTTGGGAACGCCAACCTGACCCTGTGAGCTGGGTAAAATAGTCCCTACCCCACAAGCTGTCTGAACGGGATCATGGAAAGGCCAGAAATATTGCGGTAAGCTGGGACCATGACGGCTCAGCATGCCGTGCATCTCGTGGTGACAGGCACCGTATTTGCTGGCGCCGTTTGGTTTGAAGTTTTATCATTTCGATGTTCCTTCTCCACTAACATACAGTTCGCCTGCCTGCATGTGCATTGttagcaccagaccagaccaagacagTTCAACTCCACCAACCGTTGTGGAACTGGGCTCGAGACGAAACTGGGCCTTCCTTAGGAGCACATCCCTTTCACGTTTTCGCTTTGGATGTTAAAAAGGATCGAGTGGAACTGGAAACGCACGCCTTGAATCCGGGGTCGTCTTGTTGTGCAGATGGGAACCAGCGGAACACAACCTATCAGTATCTATCAATTACTAACTGCATCACGGTCATCTCAGGGTTGACAAGTGGTGATGCCTGAATATATCAGGCTCTACGGCTGTATGTGGCCGGAAGCTCTCCAGCTGTGCAGCTGATGACAGCTGACGCCGTACTCTCACGTCCGCGCATCAAGTCGCAATGAGACACCGAATGATTGTTATTGGAAGCGAACATATGGTTCTTCCGCCGATTTGCCGGCCAAATTCGATTGTCGTTACCCAATGATTGCTCTATGGGCGGCTTCTTGGACTTGCGCTGAGTGAGATCATTGATCCTTTCTTACCCCGATTGTCTGGATTGCGAACACTTGGAAGAAACCAACCCCATCATTGCTCTGGAGCGGTGATGTGCTTGCGAATGTGGATATTAGGTTTGGTGTGCTACAGAGTTCGCAGTCACCAAATGGCTCTGATGAATCTCTTCCTCATGCAGACATATCTCGTATCTCGCTCCCGCTCCCGTCCCACCAAACACTCCTGCCTCTCATTTCCTGCTCAGCGATGACAGCCACAGCGACGACAGTGGCAAACACTCAAGCCCTTTGTTCACAGACCGACCTTTTGTTCT is a window of Pochonia chlamydosporia 170 chromosome 5, whole genome shotgun sequence DNA encoding:
- a CDS encoding protein transport protein SEC61 alpha subunit (similar to Aspergillus terreus NIH2624 XP_001216935.1), with amino-acid sequence MSSLRFLDLVKPFVPFLPEVQQPETKIPFNQKMMWTALTLLIFLVMSQMPLYGIVSSDNSDPLYWLRMVMASNRGTLMELGITPIISSGMVFQLLAGTHMIDVNLDLKSDRELYQTAQKLFAFILSAGTATVYVFTGLYGPPSDLGAGIVFLLILQLVVAGMIVILLDELLQKGYGLGSGISLFIATNICESIMWKAFSPTTINTGRGPEFEGAVIALFHLLMTWPNKQRALQEAFYRQNLPNIMNLLATILVFVAVIYLQGFRVEIPVKSSRQRGARGSYPVRLFYTSNMPIMLQSALSSNVFLISQMLYSRFSENLLVRLFGIWEAKDGSSQLHAVSGIAYYMSPPLNFKDALLDPIHTAVYIVYMLGACALFSKTWIEVSGSSPRDVAKQLKDQGLVMAGHRDQSMYKELKRIIPTAAAFGGACIGALSVASDLMGALGSGTGTLLAVTIIYGYFEIAAKEGDLAGMKGMMMG